In Ovis aries strain OAR_USU_Benz2616 breed Rambouillet chromosome 17, ARS-UI_Ramb_v3.0, whole genome shotgun sequence, the following proteins share a genomic window:
- the RPS3A gene encoding small ribosomal subunit protein eS1 — translation MAVGKNKRLTKGGKKGAKKKVVDPFSKKDWYDVKAPAMFNIRNIGKTLVTRTQGTKIASDGLKGRVFEVSLADLQNDEVAFRKFKLITEDVQGKNCLTNFHGMDLTRDKMCSMVKKWQTMIEAHVDVKTTDGYLLRLFCVGFTKKRNNQIRKTSYAQHQQVRQIRKKMMEIMTREVQTNDLKEVVNKLIPDSIGKDIEKACQSIYPLHDVFVRKVKMLKKPKFELGKLMELHGEGSSSGKATGDETGAKVERADGYEPPVQESV, via the exons ATGGCGGTCGGCAAGAACAAGCGCCTTACGAAAGGAGGCAAAAAGGGAGCCAAGAAGAAAGT GGTTGACCCATTTTCTAAAAAAGATTGGTATGATGTGAAAGCACCAGCTATGTTCAATATAAGGAATATTGGGAAAACGTTGGTCACGAGAACTCAAGGAACCA AAATCGCATCTGATGGCCTCAAAGGTCGTGTTTTTGAAGTGAGTCTTGCTGATCTGCAGAATGATGAAGTAGCATTTAGAAAATTCAAGCTAATTACTGAGGATGTTCAGGGCAAAAACTGCCTGACTAACTTTCATGGTATGGATCTTACCCGTGACAAAATGTGCTCCATGGTCAAAAAATGGCAG ACCATGATTGAAGCTCACGTAGACGTCAAGACCACCGATGGTTACTTGCTTCGTCTGTTCTGTGTGGGCTTTACTAAAAAGCGCAACAATCAGATTCGGAAGACCTCTTACGCCCAGCACCAGCAGGTGCGCCAGATCCGCAAGAAGATGATGGAGATCATGACCCGAGAGGTGCAGACCAACGACCTGAAAGAGGTGGTCAATAAACT GATTCCAGATAGCATTGGAAAAGACATAGAAAAGGCTTGCCAATCTATTTATCCACTCCATGATGTCTTcgttagaaaagtaaaaatgctgaagaagcccAAATTTGAAT tGGGAAAACTCATGGAGCTACATGGTGAAGGTAGTAGTTCTGGAAAAGCTACTGGGGATGAGACAGGTGCTAAAGTTGAACGAGCTGATGGATACGAGCCACCAGTCCAAGAATCGGTTTAA